A portion of the Nomia melanderi isolate GNS246 chromosome 2, iyNomMela1, whole genome shotgun sequence genome contains these proteins:
- the Nop10 gene encoding nop10 ribonucleoprotein, translated as MYLMYYLNESGDRVYTLKKVDPNGKPTLSAHPARFSPEDKYSRERITLKRRFGLLLTQQPLPTY; from the exons atgtatttaatgtattatttaaatgagaGTGGTGATCGAGTGTATACTCTGAAG AAAGTTGATCCAAATGGAAAACCCACATTATCAGCACATCCAG CTCGATTTTCTCCAGAAGATAAATATTCTAGAGAAAGAATAACATTAAAGAGGAGGTTTGGTCTATTACTCACGCAACAACCATTACCTACTTATTAA